Sequence from the Pseudocalidococcus azoricus BACA0444 genome:
CGTGTCTCGCGTTATCGTTTATGTCATCTCTGCTCACTCCTGCCCCTGATGCGCTTACCAGGCCCACTGCCCAAGAACTAGAACGGGTTGCGGACGTTTTAACTCAAGCCTTGGCCGGAAACCCCCTGACACCCCAGGCCGGAGAGTTTTTAATCGGGTTTGCAACCTCTGCTCCTGAAGATTTTGCTCAACTATCCCCAGGCCTGGTGCACATTCAAGAGGCCGCAGATCAACTCCGGCAAAAGCTGGTGGGCAACACTGTTACTTATGTGATTAACCGGAATATCAACTTCACCAATATCTGTGAGCAACACTGTGGATTCTGTGCCTTTCGCCGCGATGCGGATACACCTGGAGCCTACTGGTTAGATTTAGAGGAAATTTTACGCAAAGCGGGGGAAGCTGTTACTTTGGGAGCGACGGAAATTTGTCTCCAGGGCGGTTTGAATCCCCAAGCCCAGGCCAACGGTTCAACCCTGGACTACTACGCCACCATCATTCGCGAGTTGAAGTCCGCCTTTCCCAATCTCCACTTACACGCCTTTTCCCCCCAAGAAATTGAGTTTATTGCCCGTCAAGATGACCGGAGTTTTGAGGCTGTTCTCACCCATCTCCAGGCCGAGGGTTTGGATTCCTTACCCGGAACGGCGGCGGAAGTCTTGGTGGATCGGGTTCGGCAGATCATTTGTCCCGAAAAACTCAATACCCAAACCTGGCTGGAGATTATCACCACGGCCCACCGCCTCGGCTTATCCACGACTAGCACCCTGCTGTGCGGCCACATCGAAACCCCGGCCGAGCAAATTCAACATCTGTCCCATCTGCGCCAACTCCAACAAACCGCCCTCGCAAACCACTACCCTGGGCGAATTACGGAATTTATTTTGCTGCCCTATGTAGGAGAACAGGCCCCGCCCGCCTTACGGAAACGAGTCGGCCGCTCTCAACCCGATCTACTACAGACCCTGGTTTTAACAGCCGTGGCTCGCTTGTATTTAGGAGAATGGATTCCCAATCATCAACCCAGTTGGGTCAAACTTGGCCTGGAGGGGGCAAAAACGGCCTTGGCCTGGGGCTGTAATGATCTCGGTGGCACCCTGATGGAAGAACACATTACGACCATGGCGGGGGCCAAAGGCGGCACAGGCTTAACTCCCCAGGAACTTCAAGTGGCCATTACCAGTCTTGGGCGGCCGGCCCAACAACGCACCACCCTCTATCACCCCCTAGGAGACCCGATTCATGGCTCGCTTGGCTAAGAAAAATCCCCGCTCCCTGGCTTGGATAGCAGGTGGCATGGTCTTGGTGGGAGTAGCCGGAGCCGGAATCTGGTGGTGGCAAACCCAGGCCAAGTTGGGCCAATTACCGGATGGTGTGACTCTCATTCCCGAATCAGCCCTCTACACAGTCACGGTGACTACGGAAGCTCCCCCTTGGCAATTGATACAGGCAGCGGGTTTATTTCAATCCCAGGCCTGGTTACGGGGGCCGTGGGGGCCAGTCTCACCGGAGGGGATCAAAATTGGCGACTTGGATTTCACCAGGGATATTCTGCCTTGGTTGGGGGCCCAGGCCACGTTTACCGGTTTACCCATCACCCCCACCACGGCCCTCCAGTCCAGTGATTCACCTGTGGTCTGGATTTTACCAATTCCCGATCAAGCCAAAATTGAGCCGTTCTTAAATACCCTCCAGCAACAAACTAGCCGTGAGTACAAAGGTATTCCGATTTATAACGTTCCTGGGCCGGTGGGAGAGGTAGCGGGTCAAGGAATTACCCTGATTACCCAAGGGCAAAAACAATACCTGGCCTGGAGCAACATTAACGCCGCCCTAGAACAGATCATTGATACCGCCCAAGGCCAACCAGCCCTCGCCCAAGTCTCCCGTTACCAAGATACAGTGATTGCCACTGGCGGCGGACGACCCCAGGCCCAGTTTTATCTCAATATCCCCGCCTACACAGCCCAAAACAGCCCCTCGCCGGCCCCCGCGGAGTCTGAATTAGCTGGACTGACAGCGGCCTTGCGGATTCAGGATAACCAATTGCGAATCAAGGCCATGACGTGGCTGCCGGAAACCAGTGACCGCTCCCTTGTTGCCGAAACCAATGTTAGTCAAATTCCCCAAAAACTGCCTGGGAATACCCTCGCAACCTTCACAACCAGTAACTTCCAGGCCAGTTGGCAGAATGCCCCCCTAGACTGGCAAAACAGTATCAGTCAAGGCTTCCAGCAACTCTCGGGTCTGAATCTGGAGCAAGATGTTTTACCTTGGCTGAAGGGGGAGTTTGCCCTCGCGATTGTCCCTGTCCCCAATGCCCGCTTAAATGTGGTTGGCCTGGTGGTGATGGCCCAAACCAAAGACCGGCCTAAAGCGGTGGCTACCCTAGAAAAGCTGGATCAAACCGCCCAACAGCGGGCCTGGCAAGTCACAAAAGATACGGAGAAACAAACCACTACTTGGACTATGCCCCCCGGAATTCCCCTCGGTCAACATGGCTGGTTGGATCAGGACACCCTCTTTAT
This genomic interval carries:
- a CDS encoding DUF3352 domain-containing protein; translated protein: MARLAKKNPRSLAWIAGGMVLVGVAGAGIWWWQTQAKLGQLPDGVTLIPESALYTVTVTTEAPPWQLIQAAGLFQSQAWLRGPWGPVSPEGIKIGDLDFTRDILPWLGAQATFTGLPITPTTALQSSDSPVVWILPIPDQAKIEPFLNTLQQQTSREYKGIPIYNVPGPVGEVAGQGITLITQGQKQYLAWSNINAALEQIIDTAQGQPALAQVSRYQDTVIATGGGRPQAQFYLNIPAYTAQNSPSPAPAESELAGLTAALRIQDNQLRIKAMTWLPETSDRSLVAETNVSQIPQKLPGNTLATFTTSNFQASWQNAPLDWQNSISQGFQQLSGLNLEQDVLPWLKGEFALAIVPVPNARLNVVGLVVMAQTKDRPKAVATLEKLDQTAQQRAWQVTKDTEKQTTTWTMPPGIPLGQHGWLDQDTLFIALGPNLAQTLFPPPNPPLGQAPLFRSTLPNPGSSQLFVDFNRTFSLTQNSPILPQLAPPFQQALQPFQGLGIAGRVRNSWSQEYEIRLNLNNP
- the cofH gene encoding 7,8-didemethyl-8-hydroxy-5-deazariboflavin synthase subunit CofH: MSSLLTPAPDALTRPTAQELERVADVLTQALAGNPLTPQAGEFLIGFATSAPEDFAQLSPGLVHIQEAADQLRQKLVGNTVTYVINRNINFTNICEQHCGFCAFRRDADTPGAYWLDLEEILRKAGEAVTLGATEICLQGGLNPQAQANGSTLDYYATIIRELKSAFPNLHLHAFSPQEIEFIARQDDRSFEAVLTHLQAEGLDSLPGTAAEVLVDRVRQIICPEKLNTQTWLEIITTAHRLGLSTTSTLLCGHIETPAEQIQHLSHLRQLQQTALANHYPGRITEFILLPYVGEQAPPALRKRVGRSQPDLLQTLVLTAVARLYLGEWIPNHQPSWVKLGLEGAKTALAWGCNDLGGTLMEEHITTMAGAKGGTGLTPQELQVAITSLGRPAQQRTTLYHPLGDPIHGSLG